The nucleotide window TTTATTTTGTGCTAGAATTATATGGATTCTGATTTTTAAACTTAACCACACTGTTACTTCAACAATTCACTAAAATTAGATCATTAAAACAAAAATCAATAAAAAAAGGAATACTAAGGTATTGATTGCCTGTAACCCCAGTTTTACTGTGTTAAATTATGGATTTAAGAGATATACTGTGTAGTTGAGGTAACTGACTATTGTAACCCATATTATGTAAGGTACGAGGAGTATGCCTGCCCATTTGGATATTCGGTAGAATACAATGATGTTGGCCAGTATTGCTATCCACAGCATTACTACCAGTACCACTCCACCTCCTAGGGAATGGAGTCCGAAGAATACCACCGACCATATGGCGTTTATGGCCAGCTGCACTAAAAATATTGCTACTGCCACCTTTGCAGGTTTGGTTTCCAGACCTTTCCTCCACACCAGGAACAGTGCCAGTGCCATTAAGATGTAAAGAGTAGTCCATACCACCGGGAACACCCAGCTTGGTGGTGCCCAGTCTGGTCTAATTAGAGTCGCATACCAGGTTGGTATTTGAGAAAAGGTAGCCAAACTACCTATGGCTGCAAAAATAATAACGATTATAAAGGATCCTGCCAGCTTTAAAATATCATTCTTAGTAGAACTTTCCATTTTTTCCAACCCCCCTTTATTATAAATTGTTTTTTTATGAATAAAAATGTTTTTGGGAAGGGTGCTTCCTATGGGTTTAGATGGCAGAGTGTAGTTCATATGAAGCTGG belongs to uncultured Methanobacterium sp. and includes:
- a CDS encoding TspO/MBR family protein, with translation MESSTKNDILKLAGSFIIVIIFAAIGSLATFSQIPTWYATLIRPDWAPPSWVFPVVWTTLYILMALALFLVWRKGLETKPAKVAVAIFLVQLAINAIWSVVFFGLHSLGGGVVLVVMLWIAILANIIVFYRISKWAGILLVPYIIWVTIVSYLNYTVYLLNP